Genomic window (Daucus carota subsp. sativus chromosome 5, DH1 v3.0, whole genome shotgun sequence):
GCAAATTACTTATATTCATTAAATTTCAGTAGGAGGTTCCTTTTTCAACAACAGATGCTCTTTCTGACTATTTGTTATGGGCTGAGCAGTTCTGGTAAGGCTAATCAGTAATGAATTCTTACATTCTGGTAAGGGTAATCGGCTATGAAGCATGGTTGCGGGTGCGGGGGTGTGTGGTATGGGGATACAACAATTTGGCGATTCAAAAATATGGGATACGGCCATACGGGTGTGAGGGAataaggcaaaaaaaaaaaaaaattatatatatatatatatatatatatatatactttactcatatatatatatatatatatatatatatatatcagtgttacagaaatcgggaatcggacctaatcggttgagctaccgattcagggattaatcaaaaatcggggattaatcggaaggattaatcggagtgaaaatcggatttattttaatattaaaatattatttaatatttagttattattatattagctatttagtaactaatatatttactatattcataaactctataattattcttatttaaagtaatatagtattttagatttattaatttatcatatatatatatatatatatatatatatatatatataattaacaatttGCACTTAATAAAATCAAATAGTCAGATATATTATATACGTGAGAAGTTGACATCAACCATCTTGACAAAACATGACACTTATATACTAAAGAAGCAGTAGTCTCGGCTACAGTACTAGTGTACTATACTACTTGCACAAGTCAGTGGTGAGCTACTGGGGTAAACACGGCATATAAACTCCATCCACAGAcacttatatataaagatacaatCATACAACATACATACATAGACACTTATGTATTTTAACAGACTCTGCAGATGGAAGAGAGATGGGTCTCTGGTCCTTTGTCTTCTTGCTTTTGTTTTAAAACCCATGTATAATTACATATATTACCACTCCcgcaacccccccccccccccccccacctcAGCGAATCCCACAGCTGAAAAACTTGGACAAGCCATGTGGCTCACCTCGTATGCACTCCCGCACTTGGGATACACGGCTCTTCACCCAAGTGAAGAATCCCTGCTACACAGCTAATCGATAATGAATCCTTACAGAGGTCCTATACTTCTTGCAAGTCATAGGTGAACATAAAAGTAAGATTACCTCGCTTTCATAATTATTTCTTCATCAAACTACTGCTTATTTCTGTAACTCCGATTTGTGCTTAACTAAAACTATGAGTGATTAAAATTTCGATTACTGACATGTCATAATGGAAGATGCAAGCATGTGCTCCAAAGCAAGTAAAGTCCAAATCTAACTGAAGAATTTAAAGATGAAATAGGTTGCTATAATAAATTAAGTATTTAATGTCTCCACGTCTGTGTCTTGTGGGAGTCCCTTTTaacctcaaaattttaattttttgttgccCAAAAACAATAGtaaattcaaaatcatcatACTCAAGGAATGATAACCGCACACTCTATTAGTATCAAAAAGAAACTTTTGGAGTATGtaataattcttaaaaaaaataaaatataatcatatgaaACTTGTAGCAAGACATTTACCTCATCAGCCTTAAGACCTTCTGCATTTGCAATTTGCGCCAACCTCTTTGCCATCTATCACACAGGTCAAATTCACCCAGTTACCAACAATGACATGCACTATTTATCAATCGTGAAGCAggtaaaataaattagatatcCTTCAATTTTCTTTCCCTTGCATGCAAGGGCAGGCGAGAGGGCATCTAAATACACTATATGGTGTGATACTCTGATGCACTAAGGAATCACAACTCTCTTAACCAAATCATATCATTCTGACTATTCGCAGGTTAAGAGTTCTAGACCTCCACTGACAGTTTTATAACCCGGGCTAAATATACGGCAGCTCAACCTAAAGTATTTAAATTCCAATTTAATTTTCAGTAGGCAACATCTTCCACGGGAAAAGGGAGTAAGGGCCtttttattcttattatttCGTATTGcttttcatataatatttgtGGATTAACATATGAGTATCATAAATCAGATCACATAAAATTCCATTTCTTCGTATGACAACTAAATAGCTAAACCATAATCAACATACATACTATATAAATTAGTAATGAATGGCAGGATAAAGATAATATTTAACTGATACATGCTTGTGTATATAAATGAAATGAACCTGCTGCTTTGTAGGTTTACGGTAGTTAAGAAGCAGGCAATGATTCACAAGACTCTTCAGTTTTTGACTGTATCTGTCATTGCATATGCAAATAATCGGAATTTTTGAGATCTTAATACTAGCAATAAGATCTGCCACTCCACCTCTATCTCCAGCAGACATTCCATCAACCTCGTCCATAACCAGAACCGTCTTCTGATGCTTCGGGCTGGAAAAAAATCTCATgtataagaaaatatttatattattagccAATTACTATGTGATGTAGATGTACGCACAACAGAGCCTCAGAACAAACTAACCGATCCATTTTAACACTCAgggcttcattactgactagtTCCTTAATAGAATTTGCAGTACTTCCACCAATTCCTTTTTCAATTTTTCCATCAGCCTTTCCTCGACTGTCACTAGCATTTACCTAAACCAAACGattgaaaagaaataaataaaggaATTCACCATGTATACATCAAGCTTGCTAGTGGTTGTTAGAGAAGTTATACCTCAACTGTTACATAACCAAGCATCTGACTTACTAACTTCGCCGATGTAGTCTTTCCTATGCCAGGTGTACCACTCAGTAGTACAGCTTTTTTAGCACCAGCATTAATAGGTTTTTTACCTTTTCCTTTGTGCCCGGTATTTAAGAACTGCTCGTTCCATTGAACCAGCCACTCATGCAGCTGCTTAACCTGCATTTTGACCAAATAGAATGTCGAATTTTATGAAAACTATATATCACATCATCTACATTTATGtacatttgaaaaattctcattAAACCCTCCGACAACCATGCATAATGTAGAGGAAATAAGTAAGAGATTAAACATACTAGTGATTGATTCCCTATGATGTCAGTCGGGACCTTTGGTTTATACTTTTCTGTCCATGACAATGAAGGATGCTCAGTACTTTGAGATTTTTTCTTGGCTGGAGAGGCACTCTGGCCCCTACCTTTATTAATTGAGTTCTTGACTGGGGAAATCCTGGCTTGCTCTTCTACAAGATAAAATATGGACAAAAATCACATATCAATTCCTATAGACCAAAGTTAAGGTGGAGCtctcaaaaagaaaagaaatactaAGAACTGACTAACTCAGGTAAAGCATACCTTTTATCTCAATCTTGATCTCAGAAACAAAGACGTTATTATCTTTAAAGCTTTTATCTTATCTTATACTTAAACATGACAAGCCCACATAAAAGCCAACAAAAAACTTAGTCTTCaaagataaaagaaattttgaaaaaaatagttATACTCAACCATAAAGGTCTCCTAAAACTCTAAAGAAATTTGCTAAATCAAACAAAAGACACTAACAAAGTACTGGACATATAAGGGACTCGACGGGCGAGCTAAGCAATAAGGGTAATTGAAGTACAAAAGCAAGAACTGCAAATCATTTCACAAGCGAAGAGTTATATTATGCATACTGCTGATTGCCAATTGTTGCGGACTGCTCTTTGGAGTGGATGCGACTGTCTTTTCAATAGATTTCTTTGTTTCATTTTGGGCAGTGGCCGGAGATGGCTTTGATGCACGGATCATATCAAATAACCCGTCTTCAGTAAGAAAGCCAGTGCTGCACGTCATTAATAAACCACAGATAATTTAGGGTATATCAAGAGCTAGAAcaatgaaagaaaatatatcCAGTGTAGTGCATACCCTAGCTCTTTTGCTTTACTGGATTTCCGTCCCCCGATATCTTCATCACACAAGAGATAATTCTGTATAGCAATAGTGTTAGCAACAAACTAGCAATATCTTTGCAACTAGAGGGAAAAAAAAAGTAACGCGAAATGACCGTCTTCTTGCTGACGGATCCAGTTATGCGACCACCATGTCTTTTAATTAGATCTTCAGCTTCTTCCCTTTCCAGACTGATGCAAAAACACAATCAAGCCATTATTCAAAGCACATTATAAAGTGAGGGAGAGACTTATCAGTTATCACTGTGATTTCAGACCTTGTtagatatttgatttaaaaaaatgcaACAGCTACTGAAGATGGAGAAATTTAATCTCAATAATGAATATCTGTAAGATCTAGCGAAGTAGGGACCAGAATGGTACCTGTCAAGGGTTCCACTAATTACAAAAGTCAAATTAGCCAAACAATTTGGAGCTCCTTCAGGGACTTCCTgcaaattgaattttttttccattAAAACGATACCATTACTGGTTTTTATTTAGGCATTTCACATTAGATAGCATGCCACCTTTTCTCCCTTGTGCGGGGGATCCTTTCTTTCGCCAAAATTCATGAAACCCCCACGtccaccaccacctcctcctCTGCCTCTTCCACCACCTGGTGCCGCAGCTGATGTACCTCTACCACCACGACCTCGTCCTCCGGGCTTTTGAGACTTTGTATCTTTGTCTTCAGCATCGTCGTCATCACTTTCATCTTTAGTGGCTACTGAGACGGCCTTCCCACCACGGCCCCTACCAGCTGATTTCGGAGTAGATTTCGTCGCTTTAACCTTCACATCATCCTCGTCACTTTCATCAAGATCAATACCCTTCTTTGCAGCTCCTCTACCCACTCCACTCTTTGATCTCTTGTTGGGTGTCACTTCAACTAAACCTTTTCTTTTCGAACTAGGCAtctcaaaatcatcatcatcttcagcaTCCTCAACTTTCTGAAGCTTCTTCCTAATTGGGGTTTTCGTTTCACTTTTAGGTTCCTCGATTTCCTTCTCATTTTTAATCTTTTGTTTATCAAAATACGGGCTACATTTCCTTCTACCCGAACTTTCTTGACCTTCGCGCCCCTAAGTTCAAAAACCAAAAATCAATTTCTTGCTAACCCCTTCTATTCCTTAAAATTATTCCAAGCATCTAAATTTAACACAATCCACCCCACAAAAAGTACACAAATTATCCctaaacacacaaacacacacatattcAATACACATAAACCCTGAAAGCATAACAAACAACACTCACAGATTTTTCTTGCTTGTCGGGCTTCTCGGGGTTTTCGAGTTTATCTTTACTGGCATTGCCATTACCCTTGTTATCATTATGCTTCATGAACCACTTCCTAATATCTGAAGACTGTTTCCAAtccaaaacacacacaaaatcaataaattaaacCCAATATAACAACATATACAATCAACCCACTTAACATACATGTGTGTGCATACTGTATATAAAGCCCTAACTCACCATTTTCGTCGACTGATGTAGAACCTCCTCCGCCTCCACGTCGCTGTTAAATTTgcaagaaaacaaagaaattgAATTgttaaaacaagaaaatatgTATACGTATATAACACGCGTATCTACATACGTGGAATCGAAGAGTGTGAACGATTCTGCTACTCACTTAGCTGCTCCTTGGTGTTCTTAAAATCTGTTAACCTAAACAAACAAAAGCAAATAGAGTTTTTGTTGGTAATATCTTGCAAATTTGTTATTTAACTTctattatattgttatttttatttattatggaAAATTTGTAATTTAGTGGTGTTCTGAATATAGTCAACCACGTTGGctataaataattgaataaattgtataaaatattgaatttgtaAGATATTATACcctaatatgataaattatattaaatcatatTGATTggttgtattttaaaataatatgttattgctatttaaaattattatatatagcatCTTCAATTCTACAAAATTTTAAGCTGAAAATTTACTCAgtattctaaaaataaaatttatagatagAGTAAAGTTTTAACAGACTGTTTTTACCGAAACCACGAAACCAGTCATAAAACTCAAGGATAAGAGAGTAAATTTATCGTCAAATAGTTGTATGGGGTTGAAATTGGTTTAAGATGATACCCAGTTAAGATGTCATttttgatatcatgtgtttagtTCAGCGCCGAATGTAtgtgtatttttaaaatatatttatatacgtctaaaaaaattatattattgttttttattatttataatattaatttaacatATTGTTGgttcattaatttattttgtgttaaattttatatgaaatcactaaaatataaatgaaagtAGCGTAAACAAAATTCATTTCTCATAAACCAGCCTCATGCCCATGGGTATGAAAAATCCAAGCCTTAGGCATTCGAGGAATGgtctgaaattatttttttctcaacCAAATATCGGGTACCGCGTGGACTGAACGAAACTTATATCTGATTTCAAAATTACTCGAACCAAATGGTCTCTTAGAGAAAACatcttaattttttgatttcatcataaatgataaaattaattatcaaaatttatatataatttatcattaataagtaatctttattattattatcgatTAATCATTAgcatatttcaattttaataattattctacttattaatcaatatatatatatatataaaggaggatgcgggcgtctctaggattgatcgattcagtcttctgattttttttgaatttcgggtagaaaatataattataattcaaaaaatcacgTTCAAGAATTCtgaaagtaatacaattcttttcttattggattctaaagatgatacaattcggGCGTCTCTAAAATTGTTCGATTgagttttctaatttttcttaaatttcagatagaactataattataattcaaaaaatcaggttcaagaattctaaaagtaatataattcttttattattgaattctaatgattttacaatttttttcttatttagtttttcttattaaattcttaaaatgatacaattcttttcttatttagtaatcctaaaagaaataggattatatttattcaaactaccAATAATAGATAAACtattgtttatatttaatctttgtaagataatatgtacaatttttattttcaataagatatataaaagattagttgaattttatattataaaattttattttcgataagatatatagaaGAATAATCTAATACTATGTCCGTAATCACATGTGTGTTCAattcagtcttataattttcttaaattttgggcagaaaataaaattataatttaaaaaccaggttcaagtattgtatagataaaaggattgcaaagatagtacaattcttttacttatttagtaataataaaagagtaggattctatttattcaaaataacaattattgaaaaaatataattaaaaaatacaattcttattttcaaaagttataaaatttataatcttattttattaattttttcaaattatatatctaaaaaataaaaacagcaTCTTCCAGAATCTCAAATGGTCTAAACAGGTTCGTAGCCGCTAAACTCACGTCTTTCCATAATGGTCAAAAAGATAGCATCTCTATCATGAAAACATCTTTGAGATCTTCACAACCTCATTTAATGCATGGACTTGCAATTATTTTCGATAATAATTGGATtcaatcttataatttttttggattttgaatagaaaataaaattgtaattcaaaaaaaataattcacggatcttaaaggtaatacaattctttttttttattggattctaaaaataataaaattcttttcttataattttcttaaatttcggattgaagatataattataatttaaaaaatcaggttcatgattccaaaagttaatacaattcttttcattttggattctaaaggtaacacaatttttttcttatttaggaatcctaaaaCGAATAGGattgtatttatttaaactgacaatcatagataaaatataatttatatttaagatttgtaaggtaatatgtacaattttattttcgatttactcttataattttcttaaattttgagtagaaaataaaagattgtaaaTATAATagtcattaaaaaaactaataggaaaaaaatttgaaccatacaagaataataatttttaactaataatagGAAtcattgaataaaaataattaataaactaaaatagtatatataaaataggattcatatattgattttatgataatttaaatgattccttattagtattgtgtttgacgggcacgggagacggtccaaaccaatttttatctaaatactaataatttttctattagtattatgtttcacgagaaagtggctaaaataatttttttacctatgttataatatatattttttactaaaacaggaccacagttcaaaataatttttatccaatcataaattttaattttatcattattagaataatttttatatttatttaaactaacaatcgttgataaaatacaatttatatttaaaattggtaaggtaatacatacaatttttattttcgatttagttttataattttcttaaatttcgaatagaaaataaaggatcgtaaagataataatctttaaaaaaaactaatagcagaaaaattagaaccataaaagaataataacttttaactaataaataggaatcataaaataaaaataattaataaaataaaataaaataggatatataaaataggaataatatattgattttatgatatattgattttgtgatactgtaaatgattcttgattagtattgtgtttgacggatAGAGGAGGCggtccaaactaatttttatataaataataatatttttctattagtattatgttttttgggaaagtggctaaaataatttttttctatgttataatatattttttttgttaaaacgggaccacggttgaaaatatttttttccaattataatctttaattttatcataattagaataatttttattaatattgtgtttgaccTTAAGGAGAGACTCAagctaatatttaaattatgatattttgttattagtaatgtgtttgacaagagagcggctcaaactaactttgatctaaattatactgcaatatttaattttatcgtataaataataattatggattaatattgtctttgacgggagggcggctcgaactaattttattattagtaccgtgtgtgtttgacaggatgaccacttaaacaatttttatactaattataataatttttttattagtgatatgatcAACCAGAAGATGacccaaaataatatttttgctattataatattaattcgtatcaaaatttataacgccgccgcgaagcgcggctttttcactagttatgttataaaattcagtgtcttttaatttataaaaataattattataaatttatacccCCTTCGTCTCATAATACTTTCGTATTTGCCTTTATTACGTtcgccaacacacacttttgatcgctaatatttttgatttcatatcagtattaaatataaaaccttcattgtattaaagtactcgcgAGCACGAATTTAACAAAATCATTCATGACTATGTTTAGTCTTATAAATTAGAcataaattagaaatttatcTTATGTTCTCATATGCTGGTTTAATTGTCGACTCGATAAGTAAAATTAACCGGAGAGCGACGTGAGTGATATACACAAATAATACACATTCTGAGTATATAAAACTTTTCTTTTACTGCTATAATATGTTAAATGGGACAAAAAAGACGAAATGTCCATATAAATTGTATAGATGAAAAAACAATGTGGAAAATAAGATAGGAATTCTATACAGTGATATTGTAGACCAATTGTAAGAATGTAGCGCGATAGCACATTTATTTTGGGTACAAAATGTGACAGGTTCAAATCCAGTCATCCCTAGCTATTACTTCTTCGTTGAGCAGTAATGCATTCTGGATCCGTCCGATACAATACATGCCCCTCTCTGACTAATCTGGACCCATTCGTGTTTGACACGTACCTCAGCAGTTCTTTATTCCTTTATATGCACACACTGACACACATATTATCTATCTTCTCATGGAGCAAGTGAAGAACAATCAGATAGTACTAAAACACTACATAAATGGTTCCCCAAAAGAGACGGATTTTTGCCACAAAACTCAAACGATAACTCTCAAGTTACCACAAGGCTCAAATGGGGTTTTGCTTAAGAATCTTTACTTGTCCTGTGATCCCTACATGAGAAATCGTATGGCCAAAACTAGCTACGCGGACTCCTTCACTCCCGGCCAGGTATCTACTTATTTTTTACTTATCCGCAAGTGTTCAAACAAGAAATCATGATTTACCATATACCTCGTGCATGAAAAAGCACTTTTTGTATGTGATATTTTGTGCAGAGCACCTGAGTTCCAGGTTATTTTAACCCTGACAGTGAATATTTTTctatcaattaatattttaaattgtttattcATATTTCAGTTATGGAAGTTTTGATGACACTACTTGTTGTTGACAGCCTATTGTTGGGTATGGTGTGGCTAAAGTAGTGGATTCGGGGGATCCGAATTTCAAAATAGGTGACTTAGTTTGGGGAATGACTGGGTGGGAAGATTACAGCCTCATTACAGCTACAGACTCTCTCTTCAAGATACAGCATACAGATGTGCCCCTCCTACTATACAGGACTATTGGGTAAATTTACGGGTTTTTTTTTGCGTAATAAAATTTGGCTATGAACTTGAAGATTATTAACTTGATTCAAAATTGGATATCACTCTTACTAGATTTTGTAGTAGTTGTGGTTGGGTATGTTATATTCTCTGTTTCTAAGCAAATTTTTGGTTGCTTTTGAGTTTTAACGTTCAAGGGATAAGCTTATAAGCGGTTTTGCTATTTTGCTGTCACGTACACAAACTGATACAATGCTTGATTGTCCCACTTCAAGATAAGGATCATATTTGTACAGTTTTTTTTGCGATCATTATATATTGTGCATAATCTGCAGCCGTCAGGGACGTATTCAGCATGGGGGCAGTGGGGGTACTTGCCTCCACTGACCTTCATAATAGATACTCTATATATTTCTACTATAATTGGGGCAAATAGCTTATTTGCCCCCATGGTTGAGGTGTTTTATGTTACCCCAGGAAGTAAAGATTCTGGCAGTTTTTATAGCAAATTTTTTGCCCCTATTcctttctttctctctttttatATTTTGCCCCCTCAAAacaatacaaaaattatataacgtGGTAAACCCACGTTtcacttgtattattaatcaaaaccgttaTTAATAATACAATCAATCAAACTAGGGTATTCAAGCCTAACAATTAGGGCTGAGCATTTGGCCGGTTCggtttaaaaccgaaccgaaccgaaaaaaccgaaaaccgaaatgtgcttttttttttgaaaccaaaccGGACCGAATTATTATTCTAAACAGAACCGAaccaaccgaattatttcggttctgttttggtttaaaaaaactgaaatacTTAAAAAAACTCAACAACCAGATTCTGCTCAATCAGTCTTTTCATCTTAGAGTGGCGTTCTGCGCTAGTAAGCACATAACTCATTATGTAGTCTTGTAGTTGTCAATTACAGTACTTAATCCCCGAGACGCCACATGTTTTATGTTATTGATATGCTCATCTACATAAAATTATGTtgagattttaatatttaatcattaatgtTGTCTTAGGTATGCCTGGAATGACTGCTTATGGGGGTTTCTATGAGGTCTGCTCACCGAAGAAAGGGGAGACTGTTTATGTTTCAGCAGCATCAGGAGCTGTTGGCCAGCTTGTTGGGCAGTTTGCAAAGCTTCTGGGTTGCTATGTTGTTGGAAGTGCTGGGACTAAAGAAAAGGTCTGTTTTTCCATTTCTCTTTTTATTAACAAGTATttattgttaacagttttaacaATATAAATTCTCCGAATAGATTATCTGGttagaatatatttaaacataGCATTGCTTCTGTATATAAATGCAAGCCTTGAAATAACACCAGTACTAAGCTTAAGACTGTCAATTTTATGAGGAGCATTTGTGCTATAGCTTGACTTGACTGATGCAGGAACagtattaaaaacaaaaatgtaTGGAGACTGGAGTAATATAGTAAAATAGTAGACTGGGTTCAACTGAAGGtttatatttattgtatatCCATATAGGCATCAATTATTTTGTTACTAACCAAAACTGATAAATATTGTACATGTGTTTCTTGTATGAACAAGGTTGAACTGTTGAAGGATAAATTTGGATTTAATGAGGCTTTTAACTACAAGGAAGAGCAAGATTTGGATGCTGCACTGAAAAGGTAAATGAACGTTCTTTCCCTCCATTCTCGAAGCTGGACAACCACCATAGATCAATTACAATTGACACACTTACCACGCCCATTTCAATAATCAGGCACCAGACGGTCTAAAATTA
Coding sequences:
- the LOC108223107 gene encoding replication factor C subunit 1, which gives rise to MSSDIRKWFMKHNDNKGNGNASKDKLENPEKPDKQEKSGREGQESSGRRKCSPYFDKQKIKNEKEIEEPKSETKTPIRKKLQKVEDAEDDDDFEMPSSKRKGLVEVTPNKRSKSGVGRGAAKKGIDLDESDEDDVKVKATKSTPKSAGRGRGGKAVSVATKDESDDDDAEDKDTKSQKPGGRGRGGRGTSAAAPGGGRGRGGGGGGRGGFMNFGERKDPPHKGEKEVPEGAPNCLANLTFVISGTLDSLEREEAEDLIKRHGGRITGSVSKKTNYLLCDEDIGGRKSSKAKELGTGFLTEDGLFDMIRASKPSPATAQNETKKSIEKTVASTPKSSPQQLAISKEQARISPVKNSINKGRGQSASPAKKKSQSTEHPSLSWTEKYKPKVPTDIIGNQSLVKQLHEWLVQWNEQFLNTGHKGKGKKPINAGAKKAVLLSGTPGIGKTTSAKLVSQMLGYVTVEVNASDSRGKADGKIEKGIGGSTANSIKELVSNEALSVKMDRPKHQKTVLVMDEVDGMSAGDRGGVADLIASIKISKIPIICICNDRYSQKLKSLVNHCLLLNYRKPTKQQMAKRLAQIANAEGLKADEIALEELAERVNGDMRMALNQLQYMSLSKSVIKYDDIRQRLLSSSKDEDISPFTAVDKLFGFNAGKLGIDERVNLSMSDPDLVPLIIQENYVNYKPSSAGRDDNGLKRMSLIARAAESIADGDIINVQIRRYRQWQLSQSSSLSSCIIPAALLHGQREILEQGERNFNRFGGWLGRNSTMGKNYRLLDDLHVHLLAARESNLGRTTLRLDYLTLLLKNLTDPLRMLPKDEAVEKVVEFMDSYSISQEDFDAIVEISKFQGHPNPLEGILPAVKAALTKAYNKGSKSRVIRTADLITLPGLKKAPKKRIAAMLEPADDGLEGKADEAENEEGNSSDEELDDKNDGGKAVQLDLQNLSSKGIQVQMDLKGAEKTSGKKTGSGRGKRGASEVVEKGAGRGSGSAAKRKK